A stretch of the Bacillus sp. FJAT-18017 genome encodes the following:
- a CDS encoding MEDS domain-containing protein has product MEKEHFKITNHLKNLTEGHILYIFENIEDYIRHIEDFVMYGLEQNQYPIIIENDRINLLLRKSLAAILSKSQSNKVIIINNFDFYYAKGDFQCNSIFEYLPRLIEGYSDEVVVRTWAHVEWGDERDVHKKLSISEKEADVIVSHKKLLSVCAYDAYRVNDELKENLLNRHNFLLKDLDALPENDEERMQQLLDRRAFREEYYKTLAKKWH; this is encoded by the coding sequence TTGGAAAAAGAACATTTTAAAATAACAAATCACCTTAAAAACCTTACAGAGGGACATATCTTATATATTTTCGAGAACATAGAGGATTATATAAGACATATAGAGGACTTTGTTATGTACGGTCTGGAACAGAATCAATATCCCATAATTATCGAAAATGATCGGATCAATCTACTATTGAGAAAAAGTCTTGCAGCGATTTTGAGCAAAAGCCAATCAAATAAAGTAATCATCATCAACAACTTTGATTTTTATTATGCTAAGGGAGATTTTCAATGTAATTCAATCTTCGAGTATCTGCCGAGATTAATTGAAGGTTATTCAGATGAGGTTGTCGTGCGGACTTGGGCTCACGTCGAGTGGGGAGATGAGCGTGACGTACATAAAAAATTATCAATCTCTGAAAAAGAAGCGGATGTGATTGTTAGTCATAAAAAACTTCTTTCTGTTTGTGCCTACGACGCCTATAGGGTCAATGATGAACTTAAAGAAAACCTTTTAAATAGGCATAACTTCCTTCTGAAGGATCTGGATGCATTGCCAGAAAATGATGAAGAAAGAATGCAGCAGCTGCTGGATAGAAGAGCTTTTAGAGAAGAATATTATAAAACACTTGCTAAGAAGTGGCATTAA
- a CDS encoding DUF4179 domain-containing protein produces the protein MEKWEQLLKNDVNRPLPNIIDKTVEDTLKQLPRKRPKRKIYYGLAAAIAFLSLTFGFSLISPAFANTIKDIPVIGSAFEFVGNIGVKKGKEESLTTELGEQVEVDGQLITFTETLYDGGEIHIGYIREVNKSNKSSHFMDNLILQIDSKPIGSYGMGGNESEIEKGLYAGTFSVRVREEIPESFVLSLRSREGKSWSVELPVEKKGNHQSFLVNKMENRKDLTILYDKITFLPTSTEISLRLLMDEKAFTANKYMMLDYQVIDDQGRVLQPFSGGGGGGGPTNGKVLHKFEQYYEPFKIIPNSLTIKPYLTDIDETPPKIERIKWAGEKTTLSQGKIGHLTILDSKAENGVTTFTYKVEGDDLYSQANALWLEDSAGNRYDSDQPAVRVDGSINQYQTSFSATPPSNDLYIVTVSMTPPNFLEELEVTIDLKE, from the coding sequence ATGGAAAAATGGGAACAGCTACTAAAAAATGATGTAAACCGCCCGCTGCCAAACATTATCGATAAAACTGTAGAAGATACGCTGAAACAACTCCCAAGAAAAAGACCAAAACGGAAAATTTATTACGGACTTGCTGCAGCAATTGCTTTCCTTTCATTGACCTTTGGTTTTTCGCTAATCTCCCCTGCGTTTGCAAACACCATAAAAGATATTCCTGTTATTGGCTCAGCGTTTGAATTTGTTGGTAATATTGGCGTAAAAAAAGGAAAAGAAGAAAGCTTAACGACGGAACTAGGAGAACAAGTTGAAGTAGATGGGCAGTTAATAACGTTTACTGAAACCCTTTATGATGGGGGGGAAATTCATATTGGCTATATCAGGGAAGTAAATAAAAGTAATAAAAGCTCCCATTTCATGGACAATCTTATCCTACAAATTGATAGCAAGCCGATCGGCAGTTATGGAATGGGGGGAAATGAATCAGAAATTGAAAAGGGACTGTATGCAGGAACGTTTAGTGTTCGTGTCCGTGAGGAAATCCCCGAATCATTTGTACTTAGTCTTCGCTCACGTGAAGGAAAATCATGGTCTGTAGAGTTGCCAGTTGAAAAGAAGGGAAATCACCAATCCTTTCTTGTCAATAAGATGGAGAATCGAAAGGATCTTACAATTCTATATGATAAAATCACCTTCTTACCTACTTCAACTGAGATTTCACTTCGCTTATTGATGGATGAGAAGGCCTTCACTGCTAATAAGTATATGATGCTCGATTATCAAGTAATAGATGATCAGGGCCGTGTATTACAGCCATTTAGTGGAGGCGGTGGCGGTGGTGGACCAACTAACGGGAAAGTTCTTCACAAATTCGAACAGTATTATGAACCATTTAAAATAATCCCAAACTCCTTAACCATTAAGCCTTATCTAACTGATATAGATGAAACTCCACCGAAAATAGAAAGGATAAAATGGGCAGGAGAAAAAACCACCCTTTCTCAAGGAAAAATCGGGCACTTAACCATTTTGGATTCAAAAGCGGAGAATGGCGTGACGACTTTTACGTATAAAGTTGAAGGCGATGATTTATATAGTCAAGCAAACGCACTATGGCTTGAAGATTCAGCCGGGAATCGGTATGATTCCGATCAGCCTGCGGTACGAGTTGACGGCTCCATCAATCAATACCAGACCTCCTTTTCAGCAACACCGCCATCCAACGATTTATATATTGTAACCGTATCAATGACACCTCCGAATTTTCTGGAGGAGCTTGAAGTAACGATTGATTTAAAAGAATAG
- a CDS encoding helix-turn-helix transcriptional regulator, with protein MSKNLVGNHIRKLRFNHNEMTQQQLADKVGVTRQTIVALEKGNYSPSLELAFRIALAFNLPLEEVFFYGNDPKE; from the coding sequence GTGAGTAAGAATCTTGTCGGCAACCATATTCGCAAACTACGCTTCAACCATAATGAAATGACACAGCAGCAGCTCGCTGACAAGGTAGGTGTAACTAGACAAACAATCGTAGCTCTTGAAAAGGGAAATTACTCCCCATCTTTGGAACTGGCCTTCCGTATCGCTCTCGCCTTTAACTTGCCGTTGGAAGAAGTATTCTTTTATGGGAACGATCCAAAAGAGTAA
- a CDS encoding GNAT family N-acetyltransferase — MEKYKVKQINNLMNYDMDHLVTQSKEEGFRFVERLISDYKNGSNTFNRLGEGLFGVFNEEGVLVAIGGLNQDPFSNEQYIGRLRRFYVSKEYRRNGIGSLLVKRLIDEAKRNYKILVLHTDTEQADKFYTSVGFSKGNLYPNSSHFMDL; from the coding sequence ATGGAAAAATACAAGGTTAAGCAAATAAATAATCTGATGAACTATGATATGGATCATTTAGTGACTCAAAGCAAAGAAGAGGGGTTTCGTTTTGTAGAGAGATTAATAAGTGATTATAAAAATGGCAGTAATACTTTCAATCGTCTTGGAGAAGGTTTATTTGGGGTATTTAATGAAGAAGGTGTCCTTGTTGCGATTGGCGGATTAAATCAAGACCCATTTTCAAACGAACAATATATTGGCAGGTTAAGAAGGTTTTATGTCAGTAAGGAGTACAGGAGAAACGGGATAGGAAGCCTTTTGGTAAAGAGGCTAATTGACGAAGCAAAAAGAAATTATAAAATTTTGGTACTTCATACAGATACCGAACAGGCTGATAAATTTTATACTTCAGTTGGATTTTCAAAGGGAAATCTATATCCAAACTCAAGTCACTTTATGGATCTTTAA
- a CDS encoding NUDIX hydrolase codes for MEEKDEKRRNSGNINLCFKKGDSILVCEGFDQVKQDYYYRPIGGGIEYGETSSEALEREVLEEIGANIINIKHLGTIENIFTYNGDLGHEIVFVYDAEFVDKSFYEKSTFIGIEDNGQRIKLSWKPLNSFADNKLRLVPEELVTLLVRT; via the coding sequence GTGGAGGAAAAAGATGAGAAAAGGAGAAATTCGGGCAATATCAATCTGTGTTTTAAAAAAGGCGATTCAATCCTGGTCTGTGAAGGCTTTGACCAGGTAAAGCAAGATTATTATTATCGTCCCATTGGCGGAGGAATCGAATATGGGGAAACAAGTTCAGAAGCATTGGAAAGAGAAGTGCTCGAAGAAATCGGCGCGAACATCATTAACATAAAACACTTAGGGACAATTGAAAATATTTTTACCTATAACGGTGACCTGGGCCATGAAATCGTTTTTGTGTATGACGCTGAATTTGTTGATAAATCATTCTATGAAAAATCAACTTTTATAGGGATTGAGGATAATGGCCAAAGAATTAAACTATCCTGGAAGCCGCTTAATTCATTTGCAGACAATAAACTAAGATTGGTACCAGAGGAATTAGTAACTTTGCTAGTAAGAACTTAA
- a CDS encoding class I SAM-dependent methyltransferase, giving the protein MFTEIIKQNKKSWDKVAHHFNGVDALPSYGPFAQTEDELGLLGEMTNKTVLDVGCGSGHSLRYMANKGAKELWGIDLSQAQIQTAKETLQDLKANLICSPMEIDSGIPKQYFDVVYSIYAIGWTTNLTATFELIYSYLKPGGSFVFSWDHPLYAHLKSRKGQIYLDGSYQEEGEINYPKFKGEEAPVVIPKRKIATYINELIKAGFTIDAVIESEVSSQFDEVSEEVSGRYYSLYKARKFPTTIIFKAKKSS; this is encoded by the coding sequence TTGTTCACCGAAATTATTAAACAAAATAAAAAAAGCTGGGATAAGGTAGCTCATCATTTTAATGGCGTGGATGCATTGCCTAGTTACGGGCCATTTGCACAAACCGAAGATGAGTTAGGACTGCTTGGTGAAATGACGAATAAAACTGTCCTAGATGTTGGCTGTGGAAGCGGGCATTCTTTGAGATATATGGCAAATAAAGGGGCAAAAGAATTATGGGGAATTGACTTGTCTCAGGCCCAAATCCAAACCGCAAAAGAAACGCTTCAGGATCTAAAAGCCAATTTAATTTGTTCACCAATGGAGATTGATAGTGGAATACCCAAGCAGTATTTCGATGTGGTTTATTCAATATATGCAATTGGGTGGACGACAAATCTTACTGCCACATTTGAACTAATTTATTCCTATTTAAAGCCTGGTGGTTCCTTTGTATTCAGTTGGGATCATCCACTTTACGCACATTTGAAAAGCCGGAAAGGCCAAATTTACCTTGATGGTTCATATCAGGAAGAAGGGGAAATTAACTATCCGAAATTTAAGGGCGAAGAAGCTCCAGTTGTTATTCCTAAAAGAAAGATAGCAACGTATATAAATGAGTTAATAAAAGCAGGGTTTACAATTGATGCTGTCATTGAAAGTGAAGTTTCATCGCAATTTGATGAAGTAAGTGAGGAAGTATCTGGTCGCTACTATTCCTTATACAAGGCCAGGAAGTTTCCGACTACTATTATTTTTAAGGCAAAAAAATCTTCTTAG
- a CDS encoding GNAT family N-acetyltransferase, with translation MDIWTNKGFSISTNKEYLDLPLIHNYLSQEAYWSKGIPVQTVKKAIENSPLCFGVYKGDAGKEDFEQVGFARVITDLATFAYLCDVFILLDYRKIGLSKWLMDFITNHSELHGVRRFMLATNDAHSLYSQYGFEQINNPELFMQKVLKNPYEQ, from the coding sequence TTGGATATATGGACTAATAAAGGATTTTCGATTTCTACAAATAAAGAGTATTTAGATTTACCATTAATACATAACTACTTATCTCAAGAAGCATACTGGTCAAAAGGTATACCCGTTCAAACTGTAAAAAAGGCAATAGAAAATTCTCCGCTATGTTTTGGGGTTTATAAAGGTGATGCAGGTAAAGAAGATTTTGAACAAGTCGGTTTTGCGAGGGTAATCACTGATTTAGCAACGTTCGCTTATCTTTGTGATGTGTTTATATTGCTTGATTATCGGAAAATAGGGCTATCAAAATGGTTAATGGATTTTATCACAAACCATTCCGAATTACACGGAGTTCGCAGATTTATGTTAGCTACAAATGATGCACATTCATTATATAGCCAATATGGTTTTGAACAGATTAATAATCCCGAACTATTTATGCAAAAGGTACTTAAAAATCCGTATGAACAGTAA
- a CDS encoding sigma-70 family RNA polymerase sigma factor encodes MNLIKEVKKAIKGNSSSFEMLIVTHKLMMYRVARTILSRDEDCADAIQEAIMKAFQNIHNLKEPRYFKTWLIRILLNECHQLHRKRKNLVSIDELAEPSSMENGYEKIEVEQLLDMLPLEEKQLLKLFYIEDLSIHDLSLILDIPENTVKTKLRRAREKMQKTLAKDTEVKQWKNGNSY; translated from the coding sequence GTGAATCTTATTAAAGAAGTGAAGAAAGCAATCAAAGGAAATAGTTCTTCCTTTGAAATGCTGATTGTTACACATAAATTAATGATGTATCGAGTTGCTCGAACGATTCTTTCACGTGATGAGGATTGTGCCGATGCGATACAGGAGGCAATTATGAAGGCCTTTCAAAACATTCATAACTTAAAAGAACCGCGCTATTTTAAAACCTGGCTGATACGGATTCTCCTCAATGAATGTCATCAACTTCATAGGAAAAGAAAGAATCTTGTTTCAATCGATGAATTGGCTGAACCATCTTCAATGGAGAATGGATACGAGAAAATTGAGGTCGAACAATTGCTTGATATGCTTCCGTTAGAAGAAAAACAACTTTTAAAACTATTTTATATTGAAGACCTCTCGATTCACGATTTATCCCTTATTTTAGATATTCCTGAAAATACGGTGAAAACGAAATTACGGCGCGCCCGTGAGAAAATGCAGAAAACACTCGCGAAAGATACGGAGGTTAAACAATGGAAAAATGGGAACAGCTACTAA
- a CDS encoding STAS domain-containing protein — MKEQLAFLGETIINKRYDIAKEVHDTRFSGLNLTPEQRRELQKIEQQIMDIRADFIEIFGKALIDYNDEQLSIDRVKKWGESSGGFVFNLGVPLDEALKDTNYYRKVIWKVIEEVSTEMNLSADFIFKIISIIDPLLDKAVYYFSLTFVNHYQQSLNNAKNAFMELSVPIVPLIPGVGVLPLIGNIDTERAAMLMEKTLEQSSKLNLSHLILDVSGVLIIDTMVANQLLKVISALSLIGVKTIFTGIRPEVAQTIVSLGLDLRQLTIKSNLHQAFTEIQLIRQ, encoded by the coding sequence ATGAAAGAGCAATTAGCATTTTTGGGAGAAACGATTATTAATAAAAGGTATGACATCGCTAAAGAGGTGCATGATACAAGATTTTCAGGATTAAACCTAACCCCAGAACAAAGAAGGGAACTTCAAAAGATTGAACAGCAAATTATGGATATTAGAGCTGACTTTATTGAGATTTTTGGAAAAGCCCTCATTGATTACAATGATGAACAACTATCTATTGATCGTGTAAAAAAATGGGGAGAATCTTCGGGTGGTTTCGTTTTTAATCTGGGGGTACCTTTAGATGAGGCATTGAAAGACACCAATTATTACAGAAAAGTGATTTGGAAAGTTATAGAAGAAGTTAGTACAGAAATGAACTTGTCCGCAGATTTTATTTTTAAAATCATTTCAATAATAGACCCACTACTTGACAAAGCCGTCTATTACTTTAGCCTCACCTTCGTCAATCATTACCAGCAATCCTTAAACAACGCCAAGAATGCCTTTATGGAGTTATCAGTTCCAATTGTCCCGCTTATACCAGGTGTAGGTGTTCTTCCATTGATAGGCAACATCGATACGGAAAGAGCAGCGATGTTAATGGAAAAAACACTAGAACAATCAAGCAAATTAAATTTGAGCCATTTAATATTGGATGTGTCAGGGGTCCTGATTATTGACACGATGGTTGCCAATCAATTGCTAAAAGTAATAAGTGCTTTATCACTAATTGGCGTGAAAACCATCTTTACCGGAATCCGTCCAGAAGTAGCCCAAACGATTGTAAGCCTTGGACTAGATCTTCGCCAATTAACAATTAAATCCAACCTCCATCAAGCATTTACAGAAATACAATTGATCAGGCAGTAA
- a CDS encoding sugar O-acetyltransferase, which translates to MKTEKEKMIAGEMYNPADPVLLKDREEARRKVRVYNLTKESEGELRTQLLKELLGSTGENVYIEPNIRFDYGYNTHVGENFYANFDCTILDVCEVRFGDNCMLAPGVQIYTATHPLHPTERNSGKEYAKPITFGNNVWIGGSAIINPGVTVGDNVVIASGAVVTKDVPDNVVVGGNPARIIKEIEL; encoded by the coding sequence ATGAAAACCGAAAAAGAAAAAATGATCGCAGGAGAAATGTATAACCCCGCTGACCCTGTATTGCTAAAGGATCGTGAGGAAGCAAGGCGCAAGGTCAGGGTCTATAACCTAACAAAAGAATCTGAAGGCGAACTGAGAACCCAGTTACTGAAGGAATTACTCGGTTCCACTGGGGAAAACGTGTATATTGAGCCAAATATCCGCTTTGATTATGGCTATAACACGCACGTAGGCGAAAACTTTTATGCAAACTTTGATTGCACGATTTTAGATGTTTGTGAAGTGCGATTTGGGGATAATTGCATGCTGGCACCAGGAGTCCAAATCTATACGGCAACACATCCACTTCATCCAACTGAACGTAATTCCGGTAAAGAATATGCCAAGCCGATTACGTTTGGAAACAATGTCTGGATTGGGGGAAGCGCAATAATAAACCCTGGGGTAACGGTAGGAGACAATGTCGTAATCGCCTCAGGTGCCGTCGTTACGAAAGATGTACCAGATAATGTAGTAGTAGGCGGGAACCCGGCAAGAATCATTAAAGAGATTGAACTCTAG
- a CDS encoding LysE family translocator, which translates to MENFYLFVLMCILLIILPGPDTAIATKNTVAAGSIGGFKTALGTCCALLIHTSAAVLGLSAIIVKSALLFSFFKYVGAIYLIYLGVKTLSSLKKKEKSSSVEMNTKRHFVNTSCFKQGFLTNILNPKVAVFFLTFLPQFVDPGSHTLLPFLIMGITYTLLTAVWFFLYVYLIHQISAFMKKPKTQTFIEGITGTILIGFGFKLAFEKAQN; encoded by the coding sequence ATGGAAAACTTCTATCTGTTTGTCCTAATGTGTATTCTTCTTATTATTTTACCCGGACCCGATACTGCAATTGCCACAAAGAACACTGTGGCGGCAGGGAGTATTGGAGGTTTTAAAACAGCCTTAGGTACATGCTGCGCCCTCCTTATCCATACATCAGCTGCTGTATTAGGCCTTTCAGCGATTATTGTGAAATCGGCGTTATTATTTTCTTTCTTCAAATATGTAGGTGCTATTTACTTAATTTATCTGGGTGTTAAGACATTATCGTCTTTGAAGAAAAAGGAGAAATCATCAAGTGTTGAGATGAACACAAAAAGGCATTTTGTAAACACATCTTGTTTTAAACAGGGATTCCTTACAAATATCCTAAATCCCAAAGTTGCTGTGTTTTTCTTAACCTTTTTGCCTCAGTTTGTTGACCCTGGAAGCCATACCCTTTTACCGTTTCTTATAATGGGGATCACTTATACTTTATTGACTGCCGTCTGGTTTTTCCTTTATGTTTATTTAATTCACCAGATTAGTGCCTTTATGAAAAAACCTAAAACCCAAACTTTTATTGAAGGAATTACAGGTACAATCCTAATAGGGTTTGGTTTCAAACTAGCTTTTGAAAAAGCGCAAAATTAG
- a CDS encoding YrvL family regulatory protein — MGEDDKSFKEESFGTKVVIIIAIAVLIMGAVGFAFGVYYFGLLGIFNLVGVQYDSLFSFFLFVVLFFLLGIPGELVVKVFEVLLSFLSADNISTRFLINGLVNWSILSLADFFMDSIYISQPTLLGIACIIAIIETVLDKDEKRGSQVKKQQQ; from the coding sequence TTGGGAGAGGACGATAAATCGTTTAAGGAAGAGTCGTTTGGTACAAAGGTAGTTATTATCATTGCTATTGCAGTACTGATTATGGGTGCTGTTGGATTTGCTTTTGGAGTTTACTATTTTGGGCTTTTGGGGATTTTCAACCTGGTGGGAGTTCAATATGATTCTTTGTTTTCATTCTTTTTATTTGTTGTATTGTTTTTCCTTTTAGGAATTCCGGGAGAGCTTGTTGTTAAGGTCTTTGAGGTCTTGCTGTCGTTTCTTTCTGCAGATAACATTTCGACGAGGTTTTTAATAAACGGGTTGGTTAATTGGTCGATTTTATCGTTGGCGGACTTTTTTATGGATTCTATTTATATCAGCCAGCCGACATTGCTTGGTATTGCTTGTATTATCGCGATCATTGAAACAGTCCTGGATAAGGATGAGAAACGGGGCTCTCAGGTGAAAAAGCAGCAGCAGTGA
- a CDS encoding PhzF family phenazine biosynthesis protein, whose product MGKIIFSIVDVFSQGKYTGNQLAVFKNAENISDNKMQQIAKEINYSETTFILSDTQKDDGYDVRIFTPNEEVPFAGHPTLGTAFIIQNEIIGEPIDKLILNFKTGQIPVSFDKQEQILWMKQNTPTFGRILDINKVSAVLNVNKDYIDDRFPIQEVSTGLPVIVVPLKSLEAVKKVRINKEKYFELIEHTDAKAIMVFSPETYSVDNHLNVRDFADYFGIPEDAATGSSNGCLAAYLVKYRYFGKSEINIRVEQGYEIKRRSLLFLKASNENGEIIVYVGGKVEKIAQGEWFL is encoded by the coding sequence ATGGGGAAAATTATTTTTTCAATTGTGGATGTTTTTTCACAAGGGAAATATACAGGAAATCAACTTGCTGTTTTTAAGAATGCAGAAAATATTTCGGATAATAAAATGCAACAAATAGCCAAAGAGATTAATTATTCAGAGACCACTTTTATTTTATCAGATACACAAAAAGATGATGGTTATGATGTTCGTATTTTTACACCTAATGAAGAGGTTCCTTTTGCTGGACACCCCACCTTAGGAACTGCATTTATCATTCAAAATGAAATAATAGGGGAACCAATAGATAAGCTTATTCTAAATTTTAAAACCGGACAGATACCCGTTTCGTTCGATAAACAAGAACAAATACTTTGGATGAAACAAAATACCCCCACTTTTGGCCGAATTTTAGATATAAATAAGGTTTCTGCTGTTTTAAATGTAAATAAAGACTACATAGATGATAGATTTCCTATCCAGGAGGTCTCAACAGGACTTCCTGTGATTGTTGTACCTTTAAAATCTTTAGAAGCTGTTAAAAAAGTTAGAATTAATAAAGAAAAATACTTTGAATTAATCGAGCATACTGATGCAAAAGCAATTATGGTCTTCTCCCCTGAAACATATAGTGTAGATAATCATTTGAACGTTCGAGACTTTGCAGATTATTTTGGTATTCCAGAAGATGCTGCTACTGGAAGTTCTAATGGTTGTTTGGCTGCTTACTTAGTTAAATATCGGTATTTTGGTAAAAGCGAAATTAATATTCGTGTAGAACAAGGATATGAAATTAAAAGACGATCTTTATTGTTTTTAAAGGCAAGTAATGAAAACGGCGAAATAATAGTATATGTGGGAGGAAAAGTAGAAAAAATTGCTCAGGGCGAATGGTTTCTATAA
- a CDS encoding class I SAM-dependent methyltransferase produces MDKAILNYDDLLVMLDDFLREPKEFWESFYKDKTKDIPFFKIKGPDENLVEYFNNGLAPNRVLEVGCGPGRNAVYMAKKGCKVDALDIADNAIQWAKERASEEGVQIDFHCQSLFEFEFEPHTYDFIYDCGLFHHLAPHRRLTYIETIKKALKKDGHFGIVCFNTKGALDTSDWEVYKEGSLKRGIGYSEERLKRVFANHFTILEFREMKKIPQPSSVLGEDFLWVSLMKANN; encoded by the coding sequence TTGGATAAAGCAATCTTAAACTACGATGATTTACTAGTAATGTTAGATGACTTTTTAAGAGAGCCAAAGGAATTCTGGGAGAGTTTTTACAAGGATAAAACTAAAGACATCCCATTCTTTAAGATTAAAGGACCAGATGAAAATTTAGTAGAGTACTTTAATAATGGCCTTGCTCCGAATCGAGTGTTGGAAGTGGGATGCGGGCCAGGGAGAAATGCAGTTTATATGGCTAAAAAAGGCTGTAAGGTAGATGCGTTGGATATTGCCGACAATGCAATTCAATGGGCAAAAGAAAGGGCAAGTGAAGAGGGAGTTCAAATAGATTTCCATTGTCAATCTCTCTTTGAGTTTGAATTTGAGCCACATACATATGATTTTATATACGATTGCGGGCTATTTCACCATTTAGCCCCTCATCGGAGATTAACCTATATAGAAACGATTAAGAAAGCTTTAAAGAAGGATGGACATTTCGGTATAGTCTGCTTCAATACAAAGGGTGCTTTAGATACATCGGATTGGGAAGTATATAAAGAAGGCAGTTTAAAAAGGGGAATAGGGTATTCCGAAGAGCGATTGAAAAGAGTATTTGCAAATCATTTTACGATCCTTGAATTTAGGGAAATGAAAAAAATCCCTCAACCAAGCTCTGTGTTAGGGGAAGATTTTTTATGGGTAAGTTTAATGAAGGCAAATAATTAA
- a CDS encoding DUF3291 domain-containing protein, whose translation MALISIFTYGKLNHPYDHPASRDFYEMGYKVMRQAYVSGYLIEEFSSDRVSFPEETKGYPVLTLTVWKNLDALYRFTYSGKHSQALRNRSRWVEQYQEKHFPYVVWWSENVKDVSWEEAFKRYNYYLQHGSTPFAFDFKHAFDEKGETYKLK comes from the coding sequence ATGGCTTTAATTTCAATTTTTACTTATGGCAAGCTGAATCACCCCTATGATCATCCTGCATCTCGCGATTTTTATGAAATGGGATATAAAGTAATGCGTCAGGCATATGTTTCAGGATATCTTATTGAGGAATTTTCATCCGATAGAGTATCTTTCCCTGAAGAAACTAAAGGTTACCCTGTATTGACACTGACAGTATGGAAAAACCTTGATGCCTTATATCGCTTTACATATTCAGGTAAACACAGTCAAGCGCTGCGAAATAGGAGCAGATGGGTTGAGCAATATCAAGAGAAGCATTTTCCATACGTAGTGTGGTGGTCAGAAAATGTTAAGGATGTATCGTGGGAGGAAGCTTTCAAGAGATACAACTATTATCTTCAGCATGGGTCCACTCCTTTTGCATTTGACTTTAAGCACGCATTTGATGAAAAAGGAGAGACGTATAAGCTTAAATAG
- a CDS encoding DUF4386 domain-containing protein: MELNSNRKAAKLVGVLFILAAVTAVIGLKLYDPILIGPDYLMNGAEHGSQIVLGAVMELFLVVSAIGTATVMFPILRKYNETIAIWHVCFRFLEAIVITVGVISVLSLLTLSREFVSAGAPDIASYQSSGILLKAIHDWTFMLGPLFMLGLNTIMYSYIFYKTRLVPRPLSILGITGAISVFVCSLLVMFGVIEQISVWGGILALPVAANEMILAVWLISKGFNEQALASISVTKQNGVITVT, encoded by the coding sequence ATGGAATTGAATTCAAACAGAAAAGCGGCAAAACTTGTAGGGGTATTGTTTATTCTCGCTGCGGTCACGGCAGTTATCGGCCTGAAATTGTACGATCCAATCCTAATAGGTCCAGACTACCTTATGAATGGCGCTGAACATGGAAGCCAGATTGTACTTGGCGCTGTTATGGAACTGTTCCTTGTCGTTTCAGCAATTGGCACTGCAACAGTCATGTTCCCGATATTAAGGAAATACAACGAAACAATCGCCATATGGCATGTTTGCTTCCGGTTTCTCGAAGCAATTGTCATCACAGTTGGAGTAATTAGTGTTCTTTCCCTTCTAACTTTGAGCCGTGAATTTGTATCGGCAGGAGCCCCGGATATTGCCTCCTACCAAAGTTCAGGAATTTTGTTAAAAGCAATTCACGACTGGACCTTCATGCTTGGCCCGCTTTTCATGCTAGGACTCAACACCATCATGTACAGCTATATATTTTATAAAACCAGGCTCGTTCCAAGACCGCTATCCATCCTTGGTATTACAGGTGCAATCTCTGTATTTGTATGTTCCTTACTGGTCATGTTCGGCGTCATTGAGCAAATTTCTGTGTGGGGCGGCATTTTGGCTCTGCCAGTAGCAGCTAATGAAATGATCTTAGCAGTATGGCTGATCTCTAAAGGCTTTAATGAACAGGCGCTTGCTTCCATTTCAGTTACCAAACAAAACGGTGTAATAACCGTAACTTAA